Proteins from a genomic interval of Benincasa hispida cultivar B227 chromosome 7, ASM972705v1, whole genome shotgun sequence:
- the LOC120081381 gene encoding elongation factor G-2, chloroplastic has product MMAAESVRLASSVCSFNGSQRWPATPLTRTHFLLRSSRPSRSQFFGTNLRFSSSASSKLCNSRQQNRRNLSVFAMAAEDGKRTVPLEDYRNIGIMAHIDAGKTTTTERILYYTGRNYKIGEVHEGAATMDWMEQEKERGITITSAATTTFWNKHRINIIDTPGHVDFTLEVERALRVLDGAICLFDSVAGVEPQSETVWRQADKYGVPRICFINKMDRLGANFFRTRDMIVTNLGAKPLVLQLPIGSEDNFKGVVDLVRMKAIVWSGEELGAKFQYEDIPEDLVDLAQDYRSQMIETVVELDDQAMENYLEGIEPDESTIKKLIRKGTISACFVPVLCGSAFKNKGVQPLLDAVVDYLPSPIDLPPMKGTDPENPELIVERAANDDEPFSGLAFKIMSDPFVGSLTFVRVYAGKLSAGSYVLNSNKGKKERIGRLLEMHANSREDVKVALAGDIVALAGLKDTITGETLCDPDHPIVLERMDFPDPVIKVAIEPKTKADVDKMATGLIKLAQEDPSFHFSRDEEINQTVIEGMGELHLEIIVDRLKREFKVEANVGAPQVNYRESISKVSEVKYVHKKQSGGQGQFADITVRFEPMEAGSGYEFKSEIKGGAVPKEYIPGVVKGLEECMSNGVLAGFPVVDVRAVLVDGTYHDVDSSVLAFQLAARGAFREGMRKAGPRMLEPIMKVEVVTPEEHLGDVIGDLNSRRGQINSFGDKPGGLKVVDALVPLAEMFQYVSTLRGMTKGRASYTMQLAKFDVVPQHIQNELAAKEQEVAA; this is encoded by the exons ATGATGGCGGCAGAGTCAGTGAGATTAGCTTCTTCCGTTTGCAGTTTCAATGGCTCTCAGCGTTGGCCTGCAACGCCTCTCACTCGAACTCACTTCCTCCTTCGTTCTTCTCGACCTTCCCGCTCCCAATTCTTTGGTACCAACCTTCGTTTCAGTTCATCAGCTTCTTCTAAGCTTTGTAATTCACGTCAACAGAACAGACGCAATCTCTCTGTCTTTGCCATGGCTGCCGAAG ATGGGAAGCGTACAGTTCCACTTGAAGATTACAGGAATATCGGAATCATGGCTCACATTGATGCCGGTAAGACGACTACAACTGAACGTATTCTATACTACACAGGAAGAAACTACAAGATAGGGGAAGTACACGAGGGAGCAGCTACAATGGATTGGATGGagcaagaaaaagaaaggggaaTTACCATTACTTCCGCTGCAACTACCACATTTTGGAATAAACACCGTATAAATATTATCGATACTCCAGGTCATGTCGATTTTACCCTTGAGGTGGAGCGGGCACTTAGAGTACTGGATGGAGCGATATGCCTATTTGACAGTGTTGCTGGAGTTGAACCACAGTCGGAAACTGTTTGGAGGCAGGCTGATAAGTATGGTGTGCCAAGGATTTGCTTCATCAACAAAATGGATCGCCTTGGAGCGAACTTTTTCCGAACAAGAGACATGATTGTGACGAACTTGGGCGCTAAGCCGCTTGTTCTTCAATTACCAATTGGCTCTGAAGATAACTTTAAGGGTGTTGTTGATCTTGTGAGGATGAAAGCTATAGTTTGGTCAGGAGAAGAGTTGGGTGCAAAGTTTCAGTATGAAGATATTCCAGAAGACCTTGTGGATCTTGCTCAAGACTATCGATCACAGATGATTGAGACTGTTGTTGAGTTGGATGATCAAGCTATGGAGAACTATTTGGAAGGGATCGAACCTGATGAGTCCACCATTAAGAAGCTTATTCGGAAGGGAACAATATCTGCTTGTTTTGTTCCAGTACTGTGTGGCTCGGCTTTTAAAAACAAAGGGGTCCAGCCATTACTTGATGCTGTTGTAGACTATTTACCTTCACCAATCGACTTGCCGCCCATGAAGGGAACTGACCCTGAGAACCCAGAACTGATTGTTGAAAGGGCTGCCAATGATGACGAACCATTTTCTGGACTAGctttcaagatcatgagtgatCCTTTTGTTGGATCACTGACATTTGTGAGAGTATACGCTGGTAAACTTTCTGCAGGATCCTATGTATTGAACtcaaacaaaggaaaaaaagagagaattggTAGACTTCTAGAAATGCATGCAAACAGCAGAGAGGATGTAAAGGTAGCCCTTGCTGGGGATATTGTCGCTCTAGCTGGTCTTAAAGATACCATTACTGGTGAAACCTTGTGTGACCCAGATCATCCTATTGTACTTGAACGGATGGACTTCCCTGATCCTGTGATTAAGGTCGCAATCGAGCCCAAAACCAAAGCTGATGTTGATAAGATGGCAACTGGTTTAATCAAGTTGGCTCAAGAAGACCCATCATTTCACTTCTCCCGTGATGAAGAGATAAACCAAACTGTGATTGAAGGCATGGGAGAGTTGCATCTTGAAATCATTGTTGACAGGCTTAAGAGGGAATTCAAG GTTGAAGCTAATGTCGGTGCGCCACAAGTTAACTACCGAGAAAGTATTTCGAAAGTGTCAGAAGTAAAGTATGTGCACAAGAAACAGTCAGGTGGTCAAGGACAGTTTGCTGATATTACAGTGCGGTTCGAACCCATGGAGGCAGGCAGTGGATATGAATTCAAAAGTGAAATCAAGGGTGGAGCAGTGCCAAAAGAATACATTCCGGGGGTGGTCAAGGGATTGGAAGAGTGTATGAGCAATGGTGTTCTTGCTGGCTTTCCTGTGGTTGATGTTCGTGCCGTGCTAGTTGATGGTACGTACCACGATGTAGATTCAAGTGTCTTGGCCTTTCAACTTGCAGCTAGGGGAGCTTTCAGAGAAGGAATGAGGAAAGCAGGTCCTAGAATGCTCGAACCGATCATGAAAGTCGAAGTTGTCACCCCCGAGGAACATCTCGGAGACGTAATTGGAGATCTCAACTCCAGGAGAGGCCAGATCAATAGCTTTGGTGACAAGCCCGGTGGTCTGAAG GTTGTGGATGCGCTGGTTCCTTTAGCTGAGATGTTTCAATACGTGAGTACGCTGAGGGGGATGACAAAAGGCAGAGCTTCATACACAATGCAATTAGCCAAGTTTGATGTTGTCCCTCAGCACATTCAAAATGAGCTTGCTGCCAAAGAGCAAGAAGTTGCTGCTTGA
- the LOC120080908 gene encoding probable RNA-binding protein EIF1AD isoform X2 — MDAQGEKSLALFPAKFQKSMWIKRGSFVVVDESGKKNALESGSKVACIVSRVLYFEQVRELQKSPEWPEIFKNAIVGDQNENLQAQNNRPEEDEVTEVDSSDDDGLPPLEANTNRTKPLILQPDTESESDSDS; from the exons ATGGATGCACAAGGCGAGAAATCACTCGCATTATTTCCTGCCAAGTTTCAAAAGAGTATGTGGATAAAACGAG GAAGTTTTGTTGTAGTTGATGAAAGTGGAAAGAAGAATGCTCTTGAATCCGGAAGCAAGGTGGCATGCATTGTTTCTCgagttttatattttgaacaagttCGCGAGCTTCAAAAATCCCCAGAATG GCCAGAGATCTTCAAGAATGCAATTGTTGGAGATCAAAATGAAAATCTGCAAGCACAAAATAATCGACCAGAAGAGGATGAGGTCACTGAGGTCGACTCGAGCGACGATGATGGCCTTCCCCCTCTAGAAGCCAACACAAACAGAACTAAACCATTAATATTACAACCAGATACAGAATCAGAGTCTGATTCAGATTCTTAA
- the LOC120080908 gene encoding probable RNA-binding protein EIF1AD isoform X1, with product MKGGRKNLQRASEQHISSIEDGHSIMQVVSIRGSNLIEVMDAQGEKSLALFPAKFQKSMWIKRGSFVVVDESGKKNALESGSKVACIVSRVLYFEQVRELQKSPEWPEIFKNAIVGDQNENLQAQNNRPEEDEVTEVDSSDDDGLPPLEANTNRTKPLILQPDTESESDSDS from the exons ATGAAAGGTGGAAGAAAGAACTTGCAGAGGGCATCAGAGCAACATATCTCGAGCATTGAAGATGGTCATAGCATTATGCAGGTTGTCTCAATTCGTGGTTCCAATCTAATCGAG GTCATGGATGCACAAGGCGAGAAATCACTCGCATTATTTCCTGCCAAGTTTCAAAAGAGTATGTGGATAAAACGAG GAAGTTTTGTTGTAGTTGATGAAAGTGGAAAGAAGAATGCTCTTGAATCCGGAAGCAAGGTGGCATGCATTGTTTCTCgagttttatattttgaacaagttCGCGAGCTTCAAAAATCCCCAGAATG GCCAGAGATCTTCAAGAATGCAATTGTTGGAGATCAAAATGAAAATCTGCAAGCACAAAATAATCGACCAGAAGAGGATGAGGTCACTGAGGTCGACTCGAGCGACGATGATGGCCTTCCCCCTCTAGAAGCCAACACAAACAGAACTAAACCATTAATATTACAACCAGATACAGAATCAGAGTCTGATTCAGATTCTTAA
- the LOC120080941 gene encoding phosphoglucan phosphatase LSF2, chloroplastic, with product MATCGSYFHVEGRRICSSKHPKFFDSIEFHRTILITSIVTQKEMAASSLPCFSLLFAFFPHQNNAPNKFLPFSSIISKPHFRLNRICCGAPESGIQQIPSTSRASSSKNRMEEYNLAMKKMMRNPYEYHHELGMNYTVIADNLIVGSQPQKPEDINFLKEEEGVAYILNLQQDKDVEYWGIDLQSIIKRCKELGIHHMRQPAKDFDPDSLRNGLPKAVSLLEWAISEGKGKVYVHCTAGLGRAPAVAIAYLYWFCGMNLNTAYEALTSKRPCGPSKRAIRGATYDLSKNDPWKEPFESLPDNAFEDIADWERNLIRDRVHSLRRT from the exons ATGGCGACTTGTGGAAGTTATTTTCACGTGGAAGGTCGGCGGATTTGCTCCTCAAAACACCCCAAGTTCTTTGATTCTATAGAATTTCATCGCACAATTTTGATCACTTCGATCGTCACCCAGAAGGAAATGGCTGCTTCTAGCCTCCCTTGTTTTTCATTGCTATTTGCATTTTTTCCACATCAAAACAATGCTCCCAACAAATTTTTaccattttcttcaattatttcaaaaccCCATTTCCGATTGAACAGGATTTGCTGCGGAGCCCCCGAAAGTGGAATTCAGCAAATCCCCTCAACTTCCAGAGCTTCCTCTTCCAAGAACAGGATGGAAGAGTACAATTTGgctatgaagaagatgatgaggAACCCCTATGAATATCACCATGAACTGG GTATGAACTATACTGTGATAGCTGACAATTTGATCGTCGGTTCCCAGCCTCAGAAACCCGAAGATATCAATTTCTTGAAGGAGGAAGAAGGTGTTGCGTATATTCTTAATTTACAGCAGGACAAGGATGTCGAGTACTGGGGAATCGACTTACAATCAATTATAAAAAGATGTAAAGAACTTGGAATTCACCATATGAGGCAACCG GCAAAAGATTTTGATCCAGATTCCCTGAGAAATGGATTGCCTAAAGCTGTTTCCTTGTTAGAATGGGCGATCTCAGAGGGTAAAGGAAAAGTTTACGTGCATTGCACTGCTGGACTCGGAAGGGCCCCGGCCGTTGCAATAGCCTACCTGTACTGGTTTTGCGGAATGAAT TTAAATACAGCATATGAAGCACTGACTTCTAAAAGACCTTGTGGACCAAGTAAAAGAGCTATCCGAGGAGCCACGTACGATCTATCTAAAAATGATCCATGGAAGGAGCCATTTGAGAGCCTTCCAGATAATGCATTCGAGGATATTGCTGATTGGGAAAGAAACTTGATTCGGGATCGGGTCCATTCTCTCCGTAGAACTTGA
- the LOC120081729 gene encoding uncharacterized protein LOC120081729 isoform X1: MSIISKFRLDALVSAFVTVHPHEISALLHSAFCFFFILSAYFVVLPLRDEGAISLGLSNLPSLFVGSLVLTLIAAPVSSHIFSLPNLSKGKALVLIHRFFSVSLVVFFILWQSSSTGHYSKGFFTMFFAAKEDPKDYGDQSSSISSVGWDKHGWFYVSVRIGFFLWVALLNLITISSTWARVIDVMDSESGARLFGFIGAGATLGQLFGSLLATVMAWLGPFLLLFSAILMEFAARLSEGINQDMPHPGEELSLIRDADPSHENDSEGLGTSAFKGHSPKSNSTMKPHPGAIFDGMMLILSSSYLMCVALFLWLSAVISSFFYLQKVGIIAITVTTSLGRRKLFALINSFIAVFILAGQLTITGHILTIAGVTVAICASPSVAFLNLVAIAVWPTWVAIAVCETVRKVTTYVVTRPGRELLFTVVSQDEKYKAKICIDVFVQRLGDATAAGMYKLLLSTLHGKTSTISLYALPICLLWIVTAIYLGRRQSHLAHLQAGSMS; this comes from the exons ATGAGCATAATCAGCAAGTTTCGTCTCGATGCACTTGTATCTGCGTTCGTTACTGTGCATCCTCATGAGATCTCGGCTCTGCTTCACTCTGCCTTCTGCTTCTTCTTC ATTTTGAGTGCCTATTTTGTGGTGCTTCCATTGCGCGATGAGGGTGCGATTTCTTTGGGCTTGTCGAATTTGCCAAGCCTTTTTGTGGGGTCTTTGGTGCTTACTTTGATTGCTGCACCTGTTTCTTCTCACATTTTCTCTTTGCCTAATCTTTCCAAAGGCAAG GCTTTGGTTTTGATACACAGGTTTTTTAGTGTATCGCTCGttgtattttttattctatGGCAATCTTCATCTACTGGCCACTACTCCAAG ggGTTTTTTACCATGTTCTTTGCTGCAAAAGAGGACCCAAAGGATTATGGTGACCAATCAAGTTCTATTTCTTCTGTAGGTTGGGATAAACATGGGTGGTTTTACGTATCAGTCAGAATTGGATTTTTCCTTTGG GTGGCTTTACTTAATCTAATTACAATTTCCTCAACTTGggcaagagttattgatgtcaTGGATAGTGAG tcaGGTGCAAGATTATTTGGGTTCATAGGTGCTGGAGCCACACTCGGCCAGCTTTTCGGTTCTCTACTTGCAACAGTAATGGCTTGGTTGGGGCCCT TTCTTCTCCTCTTTTCTGCTATACTTATGGAATTCGCTGCACGATTGTCCGAAGGGATAAACCAGGATATGCCTCACCCTGGCGAAGAATTATCTCTCATCAG GGATGCAGATCCCAGTCATGAGAATGACTCTGAAGGGCTGGGTACATCAGCTTTTAAAGGTCATTCTCCCAAATCAAATTCTACAATGAAGCCTCATCCCGGGGCTATCTTTGATGGAATGATGCTCATTTTATCATCCTCCTACTTGATGTGCGTAGCATTATTCCTATGGCTAAGTGCTGTTATCTCATCCTTCTTCTACCTGCAG AAAGTGGGTATAATTGCCATTACAGTCACTACCTCTCTTGGCAGAAGAAAATTGTTTGCGCTGATAAATAGCTTTATTGCTGTTTTTATCCTTGCTGGACAGCTTACCATAACG GGTCACATTCTTACCATAGCTGGTGTTACCGTAGCTATCTGTGCTTCTCCGTCAGTTGCCTTCTTAAATTTGGTTGCAATCGCTGTTTGGCCAACTTGGGTAGCCATTGCTGTTTGTGAGACTGTCCGCAAG GTTACTACGTATGTTGTTACTAGGCCCGGGAGAGAGCTCCTATTTACCGTTGTATCGCAAGATGAGAAGTACAAAGCCAAG ATATGTATTGACGTGTTTGTTCAAAGACTAGGGGATGCTACAGCAGCAGGAATGTACAAATTACTCCTTAGCACTCTCCATGGAAAAACTTCAACTATTTCGCTCTACGCTCTACCT ATATGCTTGTTGTGGATTGTCACTGCAATCTATTTGGGGCGTCGCCAGTCTCACCTTGCACACCTTCAGGCAGGCTCCATGTCGTAA
- the LOC120081729 gene encoding uncharacterized protein LOC120081729 isoform X3, whose translation MFFAAKEDPKDYGDQSSSISSVGWDKHGWFYVSVRIGFFLWVALLNLITISSTWARVIDVMDSESGARLFGFIGAGATLGQLFGSLLATVMAWLGPFLLLFSAILMEFAARLSEGINQDMPHPGEELSLIRDADPSHENDSEGLGTSAFKGHSPKSNSTMKPHPGAIFDGMMLILSSSYLMCVALFLWLSAVISSFFYLQKVGIIAITVTTSLGRRKLFALINSFIAVFILAGQLTITGHILTIAGVTVAICASPSVAFLNLVAIAVWPTWVAIAVCETVRKVTTYVVTRPGRELLFTVVSQDEKYKAKICIDVFVQRLGDATAAGMYKLLLSTLHGKTSTISLYALPICLLWIVTAIYLGRRQSHLAHLQAGSMS comes from the exons ATGTTCTTTGCTGCAAAAGAGGACCCAAAGGATTATGGTGACCAATCAAGTTCTATTTCTTCTGTAGGTTGGGATAAACATGGGTGGTTTTACGTATCAGTCAGAATTGGATTTTTCCTTTGG GTGGCTTTACTTAATCTAATTACAATTTCCTCAACTTGggcaagagttattgatgtcaTGGATAGTGAG tcaGGTGCAAGATTATTTGGGTTCATAGGTGCTGGAGCCACACTCGGCCAGCTTTTCGGTTCTCTACTTGCAACAGTAATGGCTTGGTTGGGGCCCT TTCTTCTCCTCTTTTCTGCTATACTTATGGAATTCGCTGCACGATTGTCCGAAGGGATAAACCAGGATATGCCTCACCCTGGCGAAGAATTATCTCTCATCAG GGATGCAGATCCCAGTCATGAGAATGACTCTGAAGGGCTGGGTACATCAGCTTTTAAAGGTCATTCTCCCAAATCAAATTCTACAATGAAGCCTCATCCCGGGGCTATCTTTGATGGAATGATGCTCATTTTATCATCCTCCTACTTGATGTGCGTAGCATTATTCCTATGGCTAAGTGCTGTTATCTCATCCTTCTTCTACCTGCAG AAAGTGGGTATAATTGCCATTACAGTCACTACCTCTCTTGGCAGAAGAAAATTGTTTGCGCTGATAAATAGCTTTATTGCTGTTTTTATCCTTGCTGGACAGCTTACCATAACG GGTCACATTCTTACCATAGCTGGTGTTACCGTAGCTATCTGTGCTTCTCCGTCAGTTGCCTTCTTAAATTTGGTTGCAATCGCTGTTTGGCCAACTTGGGTAGCCATTGCTGTTTGTGAGACTGTCCGCAAG GTTACTACGTATGTTGTTACTAGGCCCGGGAGAGAGCTCCTATTTACCGTTGTATCGCAAGATGAGAAGTACAAAGCCAAG ATATGTATTGACGTGTTTGTTCAAAGACTAGGGGATGCTACAGCAGCAGGAATGTACAAATTACTCCTTAGCACTCTCCATGGAAAAACTTCAACTATTTCGCTCTACGCTCTACCT ATATGCTTGTTGTGGATTGTCACTGCAATCTATTTGGGGCGTCGCCAGTCTCACCTTGCACACCTTCAGGCAGGCTCCATGTCGTAA
- the LOC120081873 gene encoding uroporphyrinogen decarboxylase, producing the protein MSSIHNSPLPCFSASSSSFPRRNRCASFKPRIHCSLGGTVAEPKATTSAEPLLLNAVRGEDVERPPVWLMRQAGRYMKSYQIICEKYPSFRQRSENTDLVVEISLQPWNVFKPDGVILFSDILTPLSGMNIPFDIVKGKGPIIANPISEAAQVDQVREFVPEENVPYVGEALTILRKEVDNKAAVLGFVGAPFTLASYVVEGGSSKHFSKIKRLAFSQPKVLHALLQKFTSSMARYVQYQADNGAQAVQIFDSWATELSPVDFEEFSLPYLKQIVESVKKTHPNLPLILYASGSGGLLERLASTGVDVVSLDWTVDMAEGRRRLGADVAVQGNVDPGVLFGSKEFITQRINDTVKKAGKGKHILNLGHGIVVGTPEENVAHFFEVAKGIRY; encoded by the exons ATGTCGTCCATTCACAACAGCCCATTACCTTGTTTCTCtgcttcctcttcttctttccccAGAAGAAATCGATGCGCTTCTTTTAAGCCTCGAATCCATTGTTCTCTTGGAG GAACTGTAGCAGAACCAAAAGCTACCACTTCTGCAGAACCATTGTTGCTTAATGCTGTTCGTGGAGAGGATGTGGAAAGACCCCCAGTTTGGTTGATGAGGCAAGCAGGGAGGTACATGAAG AGTTACCAAATCATTTGTGAAAAATACCCTTCGTTTCGTCAAAGGTCAGAAAATACAGATCTTGTTGTGGAAATTTCACTTCAGCCATGGAATGTCTTTAAGCCTGATGGG GTGATCTTATTCTCAGACATTCTCACTCCGCTTTCAGGGATGAATATTCCCTTTGACATTGTCAAAGGTAAGGGTCCGATCATCGCCAATCCTATAAGTGAAGCTGCCCAAGTTGACCAAGTGAGGGAATTTGTCCCTGAAGAAAATGTTCCATATGTTGGGGAAGCTCTGACGATTCTGCGAAAAGAG GTTGACAACAAAGCAGCAGTTCTAGGTTTCGTTGGGGCTCCTTTCACCCTTGCTTCGTACGTGGTTGAAGGTGGTTCGTCGAAGcacttttccaaaataaaaaggCTCGCTTTCTCTCAGCCAAAG GTTCTTCATGCATTACTCCAGAAGTTTACAAGCTCAATGGCGAGGTACGTTCAATACCAAGCAGACAATGGGGCGCAAGCAGTTCAAATCTTTGATTCATGGGCCACAGAGCTCAGCCCTGTGGACTTCGAAGAATTCAGTCTCCCATACTTGAAGCAGATTGTCGAATCTGTGAAGAAAACACATCCAAACCTTCCACTGATTCTTTATGCAAGTGGATCTGGGGGCTTACTTGAGAGGCTGGCTTCAACTGGTGTCGATGTTGTTAGCTTAGATTGGACAGTCGATATGGCTGAAGGTAGGAGGCGATTAGGAGCAGATGTAGCAGTTCAGGGTAATGTCGACCCCGGTGTTCTCTTCGGTTCCAAGGAATTTATCACCCAAAGGATAAATGATACTGTGAAGAAGGCAGGTAAAGGGAAGCACATTTTGAATCTAGGTCATGGCATTGTTGTGGGTACACCTGAGGAAAATGTAGCTCATTTCTTTGAGGTTGCTAAAGGAATTAGGTATTAG
- the LOC120081729 gene encoding uncharacterized protein LOC120081729 isoform X2, producing MSIISKFRLDALVSAFVTVHPHEISALLHSAFCFFFILSAYFVVLPLRDEGAISLGLSNLPSLFVGSLVLTLIAAPVSSHIFSLPNLSKGKALVLIHRFFSVSLVVFFILWQSSSTGHYSKGFFTMFFAAKEDPKDYGDQSSSISSVGWDKHGWFYVSVRIGFFLWVALLNLITISSTWARVIDVMDSESGARLFGFIGAGATLGQLFGSLLATVMAWLGPFLLLFSAILMEFAARLSEGINQDMPHPGEELSLIRDADPSHENDSEGLGTSAFKGHSPKSNSTMKPHPGAIFDGMMLILSSSYLMCVALFLWLSAVISSFFYLQKVGIIAITVTTSLGRRKLFALINSFIAVFILAGQLTITVTTYVVTRPGRELLFTVVSQDEKYKAKICIDVFVQRLGDATAAGMYKLLLSTLHGKTSTISLYALPICLLWIVTAIYLGRRQSHLAHLQAGSMS from the exons ATGAGCATAATCAGCAAGTTTCGTCTCGATGCACTTGTATCTGCGTTCGTTACTGTGCATCCTCATGAGATCTCGGCTCTGCTTCACTCTGCCTTCTGCTTCTTCTTC ATTTTGAGTGCCTATTTTGTGGTGCTTCCATTGCGCGATGAGGGTGCGATTTCTTTGGGCTTGTCGAATTTGCCAAGCCTTTTTGTGGGGTCTTTGGTGCTTACTTTGATTGCTGCACCTGTTTCTTCTCACATTTTCTCTTTGCCTAATCTTTCCAAAGGCAAG GCTTTGGTTTTGATACACAGGTTTTTTAGTGTATCGCTCGttgtattttttattctatGGCAATCTTCATCTACTGGCCACTACTCCAAG ggGTTTTTTACCATGTTCTTTGCTGCAAAAGAGGACCCAAAGGATTATGGTGACCAATCAAGTTCTATTTCTTCTGTAGGTTGGGATAAACATGGGTGGTTTTACGTATCAGTCAGAATTGGATTTTTCCTTTGG GTGGCTTTACTTAATCTAATTACAATTTCCTCAACTTGggcaagagttattgatgtcaTGGATAGTGAG tcaGGTGCAAGATTATTTGGGTTCATAGGTGCTGGAGCCACACTCGGCCAGCTTTTCGGTTCTCTACTTGCAACAGTAATGGCTTGGTTGGGGCCCT TTCTTCTCCTCTTTTCTGCTATACTTATGGAATTCGCTGCACGATTGTCCGAAGGGATAAACCAGGATATGCCTCACCCTGGCGAAGAATTATCTCTCATCAG GGATGCAGATCCCAGTCATGAGAATGACTCTGAAGGGCTGGGTACATCAGCTTTTAAAGGTCATTCTCCCAAATCAAATTCTACAATGAAGCCTCATCCCGGGGCTATCTTTGATGGAATGATGCTCATTTTATCATCCTCCTACTTGATGTGCGTAGCATTATTCCTATGGCTAAGTGCTGTTATCTCATCCTTCTTCTACCTGCAG AAAGTGGGTATAATTGCCATTACAGTCACTACCTCTCTTGGCAGAAGAAAATTGTTTGCGCTGATAAATAGCTTTATTGCTGTTTTTATCCTTGCTGGACAGCTTACCATAACG GTTACTACGTATGTTGTTACTAGGCCCGGGAGAGAGCTCCTATTTACCGTTGTATCGCAAGATGAGAAGTACAAAGCCAAG ATATGTATTGACGTGTTTGTTCAAAGACTAGGGGATGCTACAGCAGCAGGAATGTACAAATTACTCCTTAGCACTCTCCATGGAAAAACTTCAACTATTTCGCTCTACGCTCTACCT ATATGCTTGTTGTGGATTGTCACTGCAATCTATTTGGGGCGTCGCCAGTCTCACCTTGCACACCTTCAGGCAGGCTCCATGTCGTAA